The Perca fluviatilis chromosome 2, GENO_Pfluv_1.0, whole genome shotgun sequence genome includes a region encoding these proteins:
- the LOC120551100 gene encoding uncharacterized protein LOC120551100, with amino-acid sequence MSPPSMGSTHQVFKAMRLQIFLYDTFRRHARMFMEPAIVHTWRESQEVMLQQLSQDKVILGGDMRADSPGTPAFYNLEKELTKKTVLKDIAKLSPHYQTSSLEAFHSVILRFAPKNVVYPYLGMLCRLYLAALHYNENADGGQATTSSGDPRFKLSFPKSRKGECRARPVKTEATFRFVDDLIDMIMEKVFVDPSSYRDEILKINIPPDPSSQYEHPDKEEVIASYVSRFNYGGGEFEASISSPGVRKLRRTTHEGITTRIFRPRKPQHQLTKLL; translated from the exons ATGTCTCCACCGTCTATGGGCTCCACCCACCAG GTGTTCAAGGCAATGCGTCTGCAGATATTTCTGTATGACACGTTCCGTCGGCATGCCAGAATGTTTATGGAACCAGCTATAGTCCACACCTGGAGGGAGTCCCAGGAGGTGATGCTGCAACAGCTCAGCCAAGATAAAGTCATACTCGGTGGCGACATGAGGGCTGACTCTCCAG GAACTCCAGCGTTCTACAACTTGGAAAAGGAGCTGACCAAAAAGACTGTCTTGAAGGATATTGCCAAGCTCAGTCCCCACTACCAGACGTCCTCTTTGGAGGCGTTCCATAGTGTCATCCTGCGGTTCGCTCCTAAAAACGTGGTCTATCCATATCTGGGAATGCTGTGCAG ACTGTACCTGGCTGCACTGCATTATAATGAGAATGCTGATGGAGGACAAGCCACCACATCATCAGGGGATCCTCGTTTCAAACTGAGCTTTCCAAAGTCCAGGAAGGGAGAGTGCAGAGCCAGACCAGTGAAGACGGAGGCAACATTCC gGTTTGTTGATGATTTGATCGACATGATCATGGAGAAAGTCTTTGTCGACCCATCGTCGTATAGAGACGAGATTCTGAAGATAAACATCCCGCCGGACCCGTCTTCACAATATGAGCATCCAGACAAGGAGGAGGTCATCGCCAGCTACGTCTCAAGATTCAAttatggggggggggagtttGAAGCCTCCATATCTTCCCCGGGCGTCAGAAAACTCCGAAGAACCACACACGAGGGAATCACTACCCGTATCTTCCGACCAAGGAAGCCCCAGCACCAGCTCACAAAGCTTCTATAG